The sequence GCTGCGCCGCGCTCATCGAAGAAAAGAGAGGGTGCGTGTTGTGACCACCGCCCAGCCCCTGGACGTCCAGCCGACCCCGCTGGCCCTGCTCCTCCTCGGCCGCGAGGCCGACCCGAAGAGCGAGCGCGGCGTGGAGTGCCCCGGCGATCTGCCGGCCCCGTCGGACCCCGACCTCGTCGAGCGCGCCCGAGCGGCCAAGGCGAAGCTCGGGGAGAAGGTCTTCGTCCTCGGGCACCACTACCAGCGCGACGAGGTCATCGAGTTCGCCGATGTGACCGGCGACTCCTTCAAGCTCGCGCGGGACGCCGCCGCCCGGCCGGACGCCGAGTACATCGTCTTCTGCGGTGTGCACTTCATGGCGGAGTCCGCGGACATCCTCACCGGCGACGACCAGCAGGTCATCCTGCCCGACCTCGCCGCCGGCTGCTCGATGGCCGACATGGCCACCGCCGAGCAGGTCGCCGAGTGCTGGGACGTGCTCACCGAGGCCGGTGTCGCCGAGCAGGTCGTTCCCGTCTCCTACATGAACTCCTCGGCCGACATCAAGGCCTTCACCGGCAAGCACGGTGGCACGATCTGTACGTCCTCCAACGCCAAGCGGGCGCTGGACTGGGCGTTCGAGCAGGGCGAGCCCGGTGCGACCAAGGTGCTGTTCCTGCCCGACCAGCACCTCGGCCGCAACACCGCCGTCCGCGACATGGGCCTGTCCCTGGACGACTGCGTGGTCTACAACCCGCACAAGCCGAACGGCGGCCTGACCGCCGAGGAGCTGCGGGCCGCGAAGATGATCCTGTGGCGCGGCCACTGCTCGGTGCACGGCCGCTTCTCGCTGGAGTCCGTGAACGACGTCCGCGCGCGCATCCCGGGCGTCAACGTCCTCGTCCACCCCGAGTGCAAGCACGAGGTCGTGGCGGCGGCGGATTACGTCGGCTCGACGGAGTACATCATCAAGGCGCTGGAGGCCGCCCCGCGCGGCTCGAAGTGGGCGATCGGCACCGAGCTGAACCTGGTCCGCCGGCTGGCCAACCGCTTCGCCGCGGAGGACAAGGAGATCGTCTTCCTCGACAAGACGGTCTGCTTCTGCTCGACGATGAACCGCATCGACCTCCCGCACCTGGTGTGGACACTGGAGTCGCTGGCCGCCGGGAAGGTCGTCAACCGCATCCGGGTCGACGAGGAGACGGAGAGCTTTGCGAAGCTGGCGCTGGAGCGGATGCTGGCGTTGCCGTAGCCCACGCTTTTGGCTTTCCCGTCGTGGGGGTTGCTCGCCGTTTTGCGCCCGCTGCGCGGTGCGCCCGCCGTTGCGCCTGCGGCGGGCCGGTCCGCTGCGCGGGGCTGTGGGTGCGGTGACGGGCCTCCGGGGCCTGGTGTGTGGACTGCTTCGCTTTACGTCCACACACCAGGCCCCTCCGGCCCGTCCCCTCCCGTGGGGGAGGAAGTGAACGTGAGTGGGGGCGGGCCATTGGCTCTGCTTGGTGGCGGGGTGGCTATTCCAGGGTCCAGCGGACCTTGTCGCCGCCCTTGATGGCGGTGTGACAGGGGCCCTTCTTGATCTTCTCCTCGTTCACGTACGCGTTCCACTTCTTCTTGCCCTCGGCGGCGTCGCCGTGGATCTCGGTGACGACGAAATCCTGGGCTTTGGTGTCCCAGCGCGCCTTCACGCCGCCGAGGCCGTACTGCTCATCGGCGTCGACCAGGGCGGTGAGGGGCGTGGGCGAGAGACCGTCGGCGGCGCAGTAGAAACCGCCCAGGAGCGTGCGCGGTCCCGTGATGACGAGTCCCACGCTCGCGGTGTAGGGGCCGCCGGTCACGCCGACGCGGACCCGGACGTCGCCCGACGAGGCGAGGGCGGACGGCGGTCCCGCGAGAGCCAGGGCGAGGCCCAGCCCGAGCGCGATGACGGGGGTGGCCCTGTGGGCCAGCGCGGACGGCACGGTTGCTCACCTTTCGTCGGTCCAGCTCCACCCGCCACGAAACCACCGGCCCCCGCGATCGGCGAGAGGTGCACGGCCAAATGTGTGCACCGCCGTATCCGTGCACCGCCACCTGGGTGCGCCGCCAAGTCCGTGCGACGCCAATTGCGTGCGCCGCTCCGCCCGCAGACGGAGCGTCACGTGCTCCGCTACCGCTCTACAGATAGATCTGCTGACGGCAGGCCCGGCAGCAGGTCCGGCCCTCGCACAATCTGGTCTCCCCGTGGTCGCAGGGCTCCGGCAGCCGGTCACCCCGGCTGACCGCGATCCGTAACACGTCCCGCAGCGCCTGGTGGAGTGCGGCGGCCGTCCGGCACAGCTCCCGGGCATCGGCGCCCCGTACGGCGGGCCGGGCCCCGGTCTCCTCCAGCAGGGCCTCGGCGGCTTCGATCAGCTCGTCCTCGGCATGGTCGGCCAGCAGGGAGAGGGGGCTGTCGGGGTTGTCCGTGCTCAGGTAGCACGGGGCGCCGTCCGGCCTGGTCCACGGCAGCAGCCGCGGAGGCGAACACCGCGGCGGCGAACTCTCGAACATATGGCTCGCTTCCTTCGAATCGACCCTTCTCATTACCGTGTGTATCGCCATCGCCACCCCGTGGGACATGGCCTCAACGCGGGTGTCTCGTCCGCCTGTTGAGCTGGGACGACCGAGAGCTGACGGATATGAAGTTCACGTCGAAGGAACTGACCCCGTACCTGTCCGCACGCCACTTCTTCGGCTCCGAACAGCGCCGCCACCGCGAGCGCGCAAAACTGTCGCTGGTGCAGTTGGCGAACATCGTCAACTTCGGCAAGAGCACGCTGGCGCGCGTCGAAGCGGCAGAGCTGATGCCACCGCCGGAACTCCCCGCCGCGCTCGACGCGGCATTCGGCACGGAGGAGTACTTCCACGGCCTGTACCAGCTGGCGAAGAGGGAGGCACATCCGGATCAGTACCGGCGGTTCATGGACTTCGAGGCACGCGCCGAGGTGATCGAGGTCTATGAACCGCAGGCCGTGCCTGGATTGCTGCAGACCAAGGAGTACGCTCGCGACTCTCTGGGCTGCCAGGAAGACTTGACCAAGGAACAGGTCGAAGAGCGCGTCAACGCCCGGATGTCCCGTCAGGAGCGTCTGCGATCGGCCGCCCGGCCATACCGATGGGTGATCATCGACGAGGCTGTGCTCCGGCGGCACGCGGGCGGCAGGGAGTGCATGCACAAACAACTGGCTCGGCTGCTCGAACAGGTGGATACTCCCGACAGTAAGGTGCAGGTCATGCCGTTCAGCGCGGGTCCGTACCCGCTGATGGGCGGCGCCCTGAATCTGCTGACGCTTCCCAACGGCTCCACCATGGCCTACGAAGAGGGCATCGAGACCGCGCACCTCCACGAGGGTTCGGAAGCTGTGAAGAAGTGGCGGCGTCGGTACGAGGTGCTGCGTGCGAATGCCCTCTCACTGACGGAGTCAGCGGACCTGATCCGAAAGGCAATGGAGGACTACAAGCCATGCGACACACATCCGAGTTGAGCGCGGCTCGCTGGCGCAAGAGCAGCTACAGCAACACCAATGGCGGAAGCTGCGTCGAGGTCGCCGACGACTTCCCCGGCCTCGTGCCCGTACGGGACAGCAAGAACCCCCACGGCCCCGCGCTCCTCATCCCCCACGCGGCCTGGAGCACCTTCGTGGAATCCCTCAAGGACCAGAGCTAACAGCGGCGTTCGCCCTTCCCGGCACATCGCGGGGAAGGGCTGCGCTACAGCAGCAGGGCACCTCTCACGAAGTCGGCGGATCTGATCCGAAAGGCAATGGAGGACCACAGGCCATGCGACACGCCCCGGTTGACCTGAGCACCGCCCGCTGGCGCAAGAGCAGTTACAGCAACTCCAACGGTGGCGAATGCATCGAGATCGCCGAGGACTTCGCCGGCCTCGTCCCCGTACGCGACAGCAAGAACCCCCACGGCCCCGCACTCCTCATCCCCCACGCGGCCTGGACCACATTCGTGGAATCCCTCAAGGACCAGGGCTAGTACACCGCTCGGGCCGTCCCGGTGCGTCGCCGGGTCGGGTCCGGTCACAGGGAAACGCGCTGCCCGGCGGCGGTGACGGTGATGCGGTAGCGGTCGCGGGGCGGGCTGCCCTGGGTCCGCCAGGCGTGGTAGGCGTGCTCGACCTCGTCCCACAGGCGGCGTGGGCCGTGCTGTTCCGTGTCGTATACCGCACGGCCGGGGACGTATTCGGCGGTGGCCCATGATGTGCGGGCGTCGTCGAAGAGCCAGTACGTGGCCTCGTCGCTGCCGTCGTCGGCGTGGCACAGCAGCGGCCAGGCGTCCCGCACCCGCAGTCCGACGGCGAAGCGGGCGTGCGGATCGTCCTCCAGTACCCGGGGGTCGAGCGTGGTCATGGAGTGCTCGCCCTCCTCGCCGTGGTACCAGTCCCTGATGCGGCCGTAGGAGCGGCGCTGCTGGCGGGCCCACATGAAGGCCGGGCGGCCGGAGAAGCCGCCGGTGGCCCGTCCGTCGCGGACCGTCAGGGTGGCGAACGAGTAGGAGTGGAACGACGAGCCCCACGGGGTGAGGATCGTGCCGCCCGGGGCGGTCTGTTCCACCCAGGCGTAGGGGATGTCGCGGACCGTGCAGGTCGCGATGATCCGGTCGAAGGGGGCCCGAGCGGGGACGCCCGCCAGGCCGTCGCCGCACTCCATGTGGGGGTGCAGGCCCGCCCGGGCGAGGTTGTCCCGGGCGATGTCGTGCAGGGCCTTGTCGGTCTCGATCGTGGTCGTACGGTCCCCGCCGAGCCGGTGGGCGAGCCAGGCGGCGTGGTAGCCGGTGCCGGTGCCGACCTCCAGTACGGAGTCGCCGTCCCGGACGATCGCGGCCATCGCCAGCATGAGGGAGGGCATGGACGTCGAGCAGGTGGGAAAGGCCACCTCGCCCGCCGCGCGCCGGCCGTCGTTGTGCTGGGTGATCAGGGGCAGGTCGGCGTAGACCATCCGACGCCACTCCGCCTCGTCCGCGGCGCGGGAGACCGTGCGGTCGGCCACCTCGAAGGTGTCAGGGACGAAGTGCGCGCGGTCGACGGCGGCGACCGTCGTTGCCCACTCCGGGGGCAACTCGCCCTTGTTGTGCAGGATTTCCACCAGCCGGCTCGGCGAGGACATGGCGCCGCCCCCTACTTCTTCGGCGGATCGGTCACCGGCTTGGTCCACCGGCCGTCGGATTCCTTCGGGCTCTGCTGCTTGTCGCCCTCCTCGCCGCCCTTGCCGTCCCCGTGCTTGCCCATCGTGCTCCCCCTTCGTCGGTGCGGGGCCGTTGCGGGCCCCGGGACGGGGATGCCCAGCACGATGCCCCTGCAAGCACCGGCCTGCGGGGGCATCGTTTCTGCGTCACCTTGTCGGTGGGGTCACCTTGTCGGTGGTGGCACCCCCGTCGGTGGCTTCACCTCGTCGTCGGTGTCGCGCCTCGTCGTCGGCGTCACACGCTCGCCGGCTCCGGTGTGCGGTCGGTCTCCTCGGGCTGCGGGCCGTCCTTGGCGGAGCGCTTCGCGGCCTTCTTCTTCGCCCGGCGCTCCTTGCGGAGCTCGATCATCGCGTAGAGCGTCGGGACGAGGAGGAGGGTGAGCAGGGTGGAGGTGATGAGACCGCCTATCACGACCACGGCGAGCGGCTGGGAGATGAAGCCGCCGTCACCGGTGATGGACAGTGCCATCGGGAGCAGCGCCATGATCGTGGCCAGGGCGGTCATCAGGATCGGGCGGAGGCGGTGGCGGCCGCCCTCGATGACCGCTTCGACGACGCCGTAACCCTGCGCCCGGTACTGGTTGATGAGGTCGATCAGCACGATGGCGTTGGTGACCACGATGCCGATCAGCATCAGCATGCCGATCATCGCCGGGACACCCAGCGGGGTGCCGGTGGCGACCAGCAGGCCGATCGCGCCGGTCGCCGCGAAGGGGATCGAGACGAGCAGGATCAGCGGCTGGACCAGCGAGCGGAAGGTGCCGACCAGGAGCATGAAGACGATGGCGATGGCCGCCAGCATCGCCAGGCCCAGCGAGGAGAACGCGTCGGTCTGGTCCTGGGAGACGCCGCCGATCTCGGCGGAGGCACCCTCGGGCAGCTTCAGGGCATTGATCTTGCTCTGCAGCGTGGCGCTGACCGCGCCGGTGTTGTCGCCGGTCGGCTTGGCGGTGAT is a genomic window of Streptomyces sp. Edi2 containing:
- the nadA gene encoding quinolinate synthase NadA codes for the protein MRVVTTAQPLDVQPTPLALLLLGREADPKSERGVECPGDLPAPSDPDLVERARAAKAKLGEKVFVLGHHYQRDEVIEFADVTGDSFKLARDAAARPDAEYIVFCGVHFMAESADILTGDDQQVILPDLAAGCSMADMATAEQVAECWDVLTEAGVAEQVVPVSYMNSSADIKAFTGKHGGTICTSSNAKRALDWAFEQGEPGATKVLFLPDQHLGRNTAVRDMGLSLDDCVVYNPHKPNGGLTAEELRAAKMILWRGHCSVHGRFSLESVNDVRARIPGVNVLVHPECKHEVVAAADYVGSTEYIIKALEAAPRGSKWAIGTELNLVRRLANRFAAEDKEIVFLDKTVCFCSTMNRIDLPHLVWTLESLAAGKVVNRIRVDEETESFAKLALERMLALP
- a CDS encoding helix-turn-helix transcriptional regulator, encoding MKFTSKELTPYLSARHFFGSEQRRHRERAKLSLVQLANIVNFGKSTLARVEAAELMPPPELPAALDAAFGTEEYFHGLYQLAKREAHPDQYRRFMDFEARAEVIEVYEPQAVPGLLQTKEYARDSLGCQEDLTKEQVEERVNARMSRQERLRSAARPYRWVIIDEAVLRRHAGGRECMHKQLARLLEQVDTPDSKVQVMPFSAGPYPLMGGALNLLTLPNGSTMAYEEGIETAHLHEGSEAVKKWRRRYEVLRANALSLTESADLIRKAMEDYKPCDTHPS
- a CDS encoding DUF397 domain-containing protein, with the protein product MRHTSELSAARWRKSSYSNTNGGSCVEVADDFPGLVPVRDSKNPHGPALLIPHAAWSTFVESLKDQS
- a CDS encoding DUF397 domain-containing protein; its protein translation is MRHAPVDLSTARWRKSSYSNSNGGECIEIAEDFAGLVPVRDSKNPHGPALLIPHAAWTTFVESLKDQG
- a CDS encoding methyltransferase domain-containing protein; this translates as MSSPSRLVEILHNKGELPPEWATTVAAVDRAHFVPDTFEVADRTVSRAADEAEWRRMVYADLPLITQHNDGRRAAGEVAFPTCSTSMPSLMLAMAAIVRDGDSVLEVGTGTGYHAAWLAHRLGGDRTTTIETDKALHDIARDNLARAGLHPHMECGDGLAGVPARAPFDRIIATCTVRDIPYAWVEQTAPGGTILTPWGSSFHSYSFATLTVRDGRATGGFSGRPAFMWARQQRRSYGRIRDWYHGEEGEHSMTTLDPRVLEDDPHARFAVGLRVRDAWPLLCHADDGSDEATYWLFDDARTSWATAEYVPGRAVYDTEQHGPRRLWDEVEHAYHAWRTQGSPPRDRYRITVTAAGQRVSL